Genomic DNA from Neisseria lisongii:
CTGCAAGAAATTCTGCACCGCTACCGTTTTGACGAAGCATGGCTGCCGGTGATGGCCGACTTAATCGATGCCTGCCGCCAAACGCCGCTCACCGCAGGTTTTGCCTTAAACGACATCGCCCCCAAATTCCGCCTGCCCGAAATGGGTTTCACCATGTATATGCAGCAATTTTCCCTCAAAGCGCTGCAAAACTGGTTTGCCGCTTCCGACTTGCCGCCCGAATGCCGCCAAGCCGCCGAACGTCTGAATTTCAAAGACTTGCAAGGCTATCTCAACGGCTTTATCGACATGGTACACCAAGACCCCGAAGGCAACGTGTGCATCAGCGACTACAAATCCAACAAACTGGGCAACAGCAGCGAAGCCTACACCCAAACCGCCATGAACGCCGCCATGGCCGAACACCATTATTATTTACAGGCCTTTATCTACGCCATCGCTGTCGCCCGCTATTTCAAACAACGCCGACAGCCGCTGCACGAAGTCAATATCCGCTACATCTTCCTGCGCGGCATCGGCAGCCCCGGCAAAGGCATCTGGTCGTGGAATATCCCAGCCGAAAGCCTGCGGGAGTGGCTGTGATGCAGGGCATAAAGTGAATTCACAATCGTGAAATAAGAATAAAGCAAAGGCCGTCTGAAAACCATGATTTTCAGACGGCCTTTGCTTTATACTCAAACACTTATTTCATAAAAAAACGCCACATTTCTGTGGCGTTTTATCACTCAATCGATTCAGTTGGCATTTTCTTGCAACGACATATCGACACGTTCCCGCAATTCTTTACCCGGTTTGAAGTGTGGAACGTATTTTTCAGGTACTTCCACACGAGCGCCGGTTTTGGGGTTGCGGCCGATACGAGCCGGTCTGTGGTTCAGATCGAAGCTGCCGAAGCCTCGGATTTCGATCCGTTGGCCTCGTGCCAGCGAGCGGGTCATGGTGTCAACCAAGACTTTTACGCTGTACTCAACATCTTTCGCCATCAGATGATTGCCGTTTTTTTCGGCAAATACTTCTGCCAAGCGAACCATCAATTCAGACTTAGTCATGTCTGCAACCTTATTCTTGGTCGCCGGACAGTTTGGCTTTCAGCAAGTCGCCCAAGCTGGTAGTACCGGCGTTGGCGGTTGCGGCAGCGTTCACTGAATTCAGAGCGTCGCGGTTTTCTTTGGCATCCTTAGCTTTAACAGACAGGCGGATGCTGCGGTTTTTGCGATCAACGGTCGCAATAACGGCTTCTACTTCGTCGCCTTCTTTTACCACGTTGCGCAGGTCTTCTACACGCTCGCTGGACCATTCGGCTGCAGGCAGGTAGGCTTCTACTTCTTCAGACAGAGCAACTACGGCACCTTTGGCATCTACTGATTTCACAGTACCTTTAACCAGTGAACCTTTGTCGTTTACGCTGATAAAGTTGCCGAACGGATCGCCTTCCAGCTGTTTGATACCCAAAGAGATGCGTTCTTTATCAACGTCGATTGCCAATACAACGGCTTCAACTTCTTCGCCTTTTTTGTATTTGCGTACGGCTTCTTCGCCGGCTTCGGTCCAAGACAGGTCAGACAAGTGTACCAAGCCGTCGATACCACCAGGCAGGCCTACGAATACGCCGAAGTCGGTGATGGATTTAACTGCGCCGGAGATTTTGTCGCCTTTGTTGTGGTTGGCGGCAAATTCTTCCCAAGGATTGGCTTGGCATTGTTTCATGCCCAAAGAGATACGGCGGCGGTCTTCATCGATTTCCAGAATCATGACTTCTACTTCGTCGCCCAGTTGAACCACTTTGCTTGGGTGTACGTTTTTGTTGGTCCAGTCCATTTCGGAAACGTGTACCAAACCTTCGATGCCTTGTTCGATTTCTACGAATGCACCGTAATCGGTCAGGTTGGATACTTTACCGAACAGGCGGGTGCTTTGCGGATAGCGGCGGGTCAGGCCGTTCCATGGGTCTTCGCCCAGTTGTTTCATACCCAGAGAAACACGTTGTTTTTCTTGGTCGAATTTCAATACTTTGGCTTCTACTTCTTGACCGACTTCCAACACTTCGCTTGGGTGTTTCACACGGCGCCATGCCAGATCGGTGATGTGCAGCAGGCCGTCGATGCCGCCCAAATCAACGAATGCACCGTAATCGGTGATGTTTTTAACGATGCCTTTAACCACTGCGCCTTCTTGCAGGTTTTCCAGCAGGGCTTTGCGTTCTTCGCCCAGAGTGGCTTCCAGAACGGCACGGCGCGATACGACAACGTTGTTGCGTTTTTTGTCCAGTTTGATGACTTTGAATTCGATTTCTTTGCCTTCAAAGTGTGAAGTGTCTTTCACGGGACGTACATCAACCAGCGAACCCGGCAGGAAGGCGCGGATGCTGTTGATCATTACAGTCAGACCGCCTTTTACTTTGCCGTTAATCACGCCGGACAGGATGTCGCCGTTTTCCATTGCTTCTTCCAAAGCAATCCAGTCGGCGGCACGTTTGGCTTTTTCGCGGGACAGTTTGGTTTCGCCGAAGCCGTTTTCAACAGATTCGATGGTTACGGTTACGAAATCGCCTACTTTAACTTCAATCTCGCCCTGAGCGTTTTTGAATTCAGCTACGTCAATCAGAGATTCTGATTTCAGACCTGCGTTTACAGTAACGAAGTTTTGATCGATTGCCACTACTTCAGCGGTAATCACTTCACCTGGGTTCATTTCTTGCAGGGTGAAGCTTTCTTCCAATAACTGGGCAAAATTTTCCATAGTCATAATTACTCTTTTCGGTACACCGCCAAGGGGTGCGGGTTGGGTTGCTGAAAATCTGCCGCCCTTGGCGCAGCAGACAAATTTTTAAAACATATTCAAATAAAACCGCCAATCTGATTTGGCGAAGCCTTTTATTTCGATATGCTTATTTAGTTTAATCCAAGTATAAACAGCATTTTCAGACGGCCTACGCCGATTTGTAGGCCGTCTGAAAAGCAACGGGGGAATTATACAGGATTTTTCACACTTTGCTATACCAATCAAGCACTTTTTTTACACTTTCTTCGATACCCAAATCGGTGGTGTCCAATAACAGTGCATCGGGAAGCTGCTGCAAAGGGGCAACGGCACGGCGGCGGTCGGCTTCGTCCCGTGCTTCGATGTCGGACAAAATGCGGTCAAACGCCACGCCTTCGCAAGGCAAACCGAGCTGTTTTGCCCGCCGTTCGGCACGCACCTGCGCACTGGCGGTCAGAAAAATTTTCAGTGCAGCTTCGGGGAACACCACCGAACCCATGTCCCTGCCGTCGCCGACCAAGCCTTTATCGCCGAGAAAATCCCGTTGCCGCTGCAATAATGCGGCACGCACTTTCGGCAACTGTGCCACGGCGGATGCGCCCATGCCGATAGCTTCGGTACGGATGGCTTCGGAAACGTCTTGCCCGTCCAGCCAAATGCTGCCGTCTTTAAATTCGGCGGGCAAGCGTTCTGCCAAAGCGGCAACGGCGGCTTCGTCATGCCATTCGGCGTGTTGCTGTTGGGCATAGAGTGCGGTCAGGCGGTAGAGTGCGCCGGAGTCGAGATAATCAAATCCCAATGCCGCCGCTACTCTGGAAGCGACCGTGCCTTTGCCCGATGCGCTCGGGCCGTCGATGGCGATGACTTTTTGTTTGACAGACATCTTTCATTCCTCGGTAATGATTTGGCGCTTATTTTAGCAGAGTATCGCCCGAATGCAGAACCTTGCTGCCGTGAAACCAGCCTGAACTGCCCTATTTCCTTTTCACCCGTTTTCAGACGGCCTTACCGGTTTGCGGTCTGACAAAACCTTGAGATTAACGGTATAATCCGAGCGTTTATTAAACAATTATAACGGAATTTAACATGCAACAACTCAAATTAGCCATTTCGGGCGCACAAATTTTATTTGTCGCCTTTGGTGCAATGGTGCTGGTGCCGCTGCTGACCGGTCTCAATCCGGCCCTTGCCCTGCTTGGCGCAGGTATCGGCACTCTATTGTTCCAACTGCTGACCAAACGTAAAGTGCCGATTTTTTTAGGCTCGTCTTTTGCCTTTATCGCACCGATTATTTATTCCATCGGCGAATGGGGGCTGCCGTCCACCATGTTCGGCCTGTTTGCCGCCGGTTTTATGTATTTTGTGTTTGCCGCACTGATTAAATGGCGGGGCTTGGGCGCAGTGCATAAATTATTGCCGCCGGTGGTGATCGGACCGGTGATTATGGTAATCGGTTTGTCGGTTGCGGGCGCAGCCAGCCAGATGGCGATGGGTCTGTCGGGCGGCAAACAGGTTATCGAATACGGCGACTCGCTGATTCTTGCCGGATTTACCTTTGCCGTAACCGTGATTGTGTCGGTATTTGGTAGCAAAATGATGAAGCTGATTCCGATTTTAATCGGCGTAGCATCCGGCTATATTCTGGCGTGGATGATGGGCTTGGTGGACACTTCCGGCATTGCCAACGCCCCGTGGTTTGCCGTGCCGCATTTTGAAACGCCACAGGTAAACTGGCAAGCGGCACTGTTTATGCTGCCCGTGGCGATTGCACCAGCCATCGAACACATCGGCGGCGTGATGGCCATCGGCAATGTAACCGGAAAAGATTACGCCAAAGACCCCGGTTTGGACAAAACCCTCGCCGGCGACGGCTTAGGCGTGTGCGTTGCCGGTTTGATCGGCGGCCCGCCGGTAACCACTTACGGCGAGGTAACCGG
This window encodes:
- a CDS encoding integration host factor subunit beta, whose amino-acid sequence is MTKSELMVRLAEVFAEKNGNHLMAKDVEYSVKVLVDTMTRSLARGQRIEIRGFGSFDLNHRPARIGRNPKTGARVEVPEKYVPHFKPGKELRERVDMSLQENAN
- the rpsA gene encoding 30S ribosomal protein S1 — encoded protein: MTMENFAQLLEESFTLQEMNPGEVITAEVVAIDQNFVTVNAGLKSESLIDVAEFKNAQGEIEVKVGDFVTVTIESVENGFGETKLSREKAKRAADWIALEEAMENGDILSGVINGKVKGGLTVMINSIRAFLPGSLVDVRPVKDTSHFEGKEIEFKVIKLDKKRNNVVVSRRAVLEATLGEERKALLENLQEGAVVKGIVKNITDYGAFVDLGGIDGLLHITDLAWRRVKHPSEVLEVGQEVEAKVLKFDQEKQRVSLGMKQLGEDPWNGLTRRYPQSTRLFGKVSNLTDYGAFVEIEQGIEGLVHVSEMDWTNKNVHPSKVVQLGDEVEVMILEIDEDRRRISLGMKQCQANPWEEFAANHNKGDKISGAVKSITDFGVFVGLPGGIDGLVHLSDLSWTEAGEEAVRKYKKGEEVEAVVLAIDVDKERISLGIKQLEGDPFGNFISVNDKGSLVKGTVKSVDAKGAVVALSEEVEAYLPAAEWSSERVEDLRNVVKEGDEVEAVIATVDRKNRSIRLSVKAKDAKENRDALNSVNAAATANAGTTSLGDLLKAKLSGDQE
- the cmk gene encoding (d)CMP kinase → MSVKQKVIAIDGPSASGKGTVASRVAAALGFDYLDSGALYRLTALYAQQQHAEWHDEAAVAALAERLPAEFKDGSIWLDGQDVSEAIRTEAIGMGASAVAQLPKVRAALLQRQRDFLGDKGLVGDGRDMGSVVFPEAALKIFLTASAQVRAERRAKQLGLPCEGVAFDRILSDIEARDEADRRRAVAPLQQLPDALLLDTTDLGIEESVKKVLDWYSKV
- a CDS encoding uracil-xanthine permease family protein is translated as MQQLKLAISGAQILFVAFGAMVLVPLLTGLNPALALLGAGIGTLLFQLLTKRKVPIFLGSSFAFIAPIIYSIGEWGLPSTMFGLFAAGFMYFVFAALIKWRGLGAVHKLLPPVVIGPVIMVIGLSVAGAASQMAMGLSGGKQVIEYGDSLILAGFTFAVTVIVSVFGSKMMKLIPILIGVASGYILAWMMGLVDTSGIANAPWFAVPHFETPQVNWQAALFMLPVAIAPAIEHIGGVMAIGNVTGKDYAKDPGLDKTLAGDGLGVCVAGLIGGPPVTTYGEVTGAVMITKNSNPKIMTWAAIFAICMAFFGKFNAFLASIPLPVMGGIMILLFGTIASLGMKTLIDAKVDLMQPKNLVIVSSVLTTGVGGMIIKVGTLSFAGVGLCAVLAIILNWVLPTPKIDSAE